Below is a genomic region from bacterium.
CTGTTGGTGGTGGAAACACATCTCTCCCCCTTGGCCAGTATGCCCAGGTGCCCTCCCAGACAAGGACCGCAGGAAGGAGGACATACCACAGCGCCTGCCTCCAGGAAGACCTGCAGAAGACCCTCCTTGAGGGCCTGGGCATAGATTCCCCTTGTGGCCGGGATCACAAGGAGCCTGGTGGTTTCTGCCACCTTCTTGCCCGCCAGGACATGGGCGGCTGTCCTGAGGTCCTCCATGCGGCCGTTGGTGCAGGAGCCTATGACAACCTGCTGGATCTCCACCCTGTGGAATTCCTCAACGGGCCTCACATGGGAAGGAGAGTGAGGAGCTGCCACAACAGGTACCATGCCTGAGGTGTCATATTCCCTCACCTGTGTGTATTCAGCCCCGGGGTCAGCAGATAAGATCTCCCACTTGCCTGCCACGGCGTTGCCCAGGTAATCCAGGGTGATACGGTCCACATGGAAAAGACCTGCCTTTGCCCCTGCCTCTATGGCCATGTTGGCCATGGTGAAGCGGGCCTCCATGGAAAGGCTCTCCAAGGCCTCCCCATGGAACTCCAGGGCCATGTAATTGGCCCCGTCCACCCCCAGATCAGCTATGGTATTCAAGATGATATCCTTTCCTGTGACCCAGGGGCCCGGTTTCCCATGGTATTGCAGCCTTATGGTGCCAGGCACCCTCAGCCAGGCCATGCCCGAGATCCAGGCAGCTGCTATGTCCGTGCTTCCCACCCCAGAGGCAAAGGCTCCCAAGGCCCCGTACGTGCAGGTGTGGCTGTCGGCTCCCAGCACCAGTTGACCGGGGCCCACCAAGGCCCTCTCGGGCAGCAAAGCATGGGCTATGCCGTCGGTCTCGAAATAGAGCTTGATGCCTTGCTCTCTGGCAAAATCACGGCTTTCTCTCACCTGCTCTGCAGAGGCGATGTCTTTATTGGGTGTGAAATGGTCCATCACAAGGGCTATTCTCTCGGGCCTGCAGACTCTGGTACCACCGGCCTCTTTGAATGCTCTTATGGCAAGGGGAGCGGTGATGTCGTTAGCCATGGTCAGATCCACTTGGGCTAGGATCAGCTCCCCAGGCTCCAGCTTCTGATCCCCTGCGTGGCGGGAAAGAATTTTTTCCGCCAGGGTCATTCCCGTTGGTTTTCTCCTGTGCATTCCAACTTCCCCTTTCACATGTCTTCCTTTATCTTCACCGGGTAACGCTTCCTGTACTCCAGGCGGTTGAGAGCATTGACGTATGCTCTGGCACTGGCCACGATCACGTCAGGATGGGTGCCTTGGCCCACCACCTCATGACCATTGGCCTCCAGCCTCACGGTCACCTCACCCTGGGCATCAGATCCCCCGGTTATGGCGTTTATGGCAAAACGCTTCAGCCTCGCCTTTGCCCCAGCTATGCGCGCTATGGTCTGGAAGGTGGCATCCACCGGGCCAATGCCGAAGCCTGCCCCGGCGTGCTCCACTCCGTCTATCTCCAGCTTGACGCTGGCGGTGGGCACGGTGACGCTTCCGCTTGTGACATGGAGATAGTTCAATTTGTACCTGGCCGGCATTCTCAAGACCTCGTCTTCCACCAGGGCTTCCAGGTCCTCGTCGTAAACATCCTTGTTTCGGTCAGCCAGGGCCTTGAAACGTTGGAAAACCCGGTCCAGGTCTTCGGGGGTGAGTTCATAACCCAGCTTTTCCAGCCTGTCCTTGAGGGCATGGCGGCCAGAGTGCTTTCCCAAGACCAGAGAGGTCTGGCCCCATCCCACGCTCTCGGGTCTCATGATCTCGTACGTGCTCTTTTCTTTGAGGATTCCGTCCTGATGGATTCCCGATTCATGGGAGAAGGCATTGGCCCCTACTATGGCCTTGTTGGGCTGGACCGGTATGCCGGTGATGCGCGAGACCATGCGGCTTGTGGGATAAAGGTATTCTGTACGCACCCTGCTTTGCACTCCAAAGTGGTCAGACCTGGTCTTAAGGGCCATTACCACCTCTTCCAGAGCTGCATTTCCCGCCCTTTCCCCTATTCCGTTGATGGTGCACTCCACCTGTCTTGCTCCTGCCCTAACTGCTGCCAGGGAATTGGCCACAGCCAGCCCCAGGTCATTGTGGCAATGCACGCTCAATACCACCCGATCTATACCCCTTACCCTGGAGCGTATCTGGCGGATGAGTCCTGCGAACTCATCCGGCGTGGCATACCCCACTGTGTCTGGTATGTTCACGGTGGTGGCTCCGGCCTCAATGGCAGCCTCCAGAACCAGGAAAAGGAATTCCGGTTCAGTTCTAGAAGCATCCATGGGAGAAAATTCCACATCAGAACACATGCTTCTGGCCAGGCGCACCATCTCAGTGGCCCATTGAAGCACTTCCTGCCTTTCTTTCTTGAGCTGGTGACGAAGGTGTATGTCCGAGGTGGAAAGAAATACGTGAAGCCCTGGCCGTCTGGCCTTCTTCACAGCCTCCCAGGCCCTTTCTATGTCTGCCCTTTCACAGCGGGCCAGGGCCACCACCTTGGCTTCCTGAAGCCTTTCGGCTATTCTTCGCACAGCCTCAAAATCCCCTTCTGAGGCTATGGGAAAGCCGGCCTCCACAGAATCCACTCCCAGCTTTTCCAGCTGCAGGGCCACCTGAATCTTTTCCTCGATGTTCATGGTGGCACCCGGAGATTGCTCTCCGTCCCTGAGAGTCGTGTCGAATATGCGTACATGCTCTTCCATGCCCCACCCTCCTATCCTCGATCAACTTTTTCCAGCAGCTCACAGACTCGGCTGCCCACCTCAGAGGTGGACATCCCCATCTGTCCTGCACCCATTCCCTTGAGTTCTTTGACAACTGCCCTTACTGCTGCCTGGATTCTTCGGGCTGCGGCCTGCTCCCCCAGCTCTTCCAACATCATGGCCGCTGCCTGGATGGCAGCCAGGGGATTTATGACGCCCT
It encodes:
- the leuC gene encoding 3-isopropylmalate dehydratase large subunit, with the translated sequence MHRRKPTGMTLAEKILSRHAGDQKLEPGELILAQVDLTMANDITAPLAIRAFKEAGGTRVCRPERIALVMDHFTPNKDIASAEQVRESRDFAREQGIKLYFETDGIAHALLPERALVGPGQLVLGADSHTCTYGALGAFASGVGSTDIAAAWISGMAWLRVPGTIRLQYHGKPGPWVTGKDIILNTIADLGVDGANYMALEFHGEALESLSMEARFTMANMAIEAGAKAGLFHVDRITLDYLGNAVAGKWEILSADPGAEYTQVREYDTSGMVPVVAAPHSPSHVRPVEEFHRVEIQQVVIGSCTNGRMEDLRTAAHVLAGKKVAETTRLLVIPATRGIYAQALKEGLLQVFLEAGAVVCPPSCGPCLGGHLGILAKGERCVSTTNRNFLGRMGHPDSEVYLASPAVAAASAVAGRIAHPGEVVS
- a CDS encoding 2-isopropylmalate synthase, whose protein sequence is MEEHVRIFDTTLRDGEQSPGATMNIEEKIQVALQLEKLGVDSVEAGFPIASEGDFEAVRRIAERLQEAKVVALARCERADIERAWEAVKKARRPGLHVFLSTSDIHLRHQLKKERQEVLQWATEMVRLARSMCSDVEFSPMDASRTEPEFLFLVLEAAIEAGATTVNIPDTVGYATPDEFAGLIRQIRSRVRGIDRVVLSVHCHNDLGLAVANSLAAVRAGARQVECTINGIGERAGNAALEEVVMALKTRSDHFGVQSRVRTEYLYPTSRMVSRITGIPVQPNKAIVGANAFSHESGIHQDGILKEKSTYEIMRPESVGWGQTSLVLGKHSGRHALKDRLEKLGYELTPEDLDRVFQRFKALADRNKDVYDEDLEALVEDEVLRMPARYKLNYLHVTSGSVTVPTASVKLEIDGVEHAGAGFGIGPVDATFQTIARIAGAKARLKRFAINAITGGSDAQGEVTVRLEANGHEVVGQGTHPDVIVASARAYVNALNRLEYRKRYPVKIKEDM